In a single window of the Neoarius graeffei isolate fNeoGra1 chromosome 28, fNeoGra1.pri, whole genome shotgun sequence genome:
- the LOC132875723 gene encoding uncharacterized protein LOC132875723, giving the protein MAASTNNEFKLLSHQDKRVQLGSAVTFSCCLFPEISAVDMVIRWFKGTDCVCLYKNRQMTEGRGYKGRVTLFTEELDKGNISLQLRESRESDIGHYLCQVTDGERTGKLTIRLWWHPLQSLSRLFQCGVIPYVNIQQWGKKWTEEEKMKMEESSLLTEYNTDVKSIMKELLKKHSALEKAEQQLKNTQIDLNRARGEHEDGTDPDSSGSVPKLEPPVMDGASSSSNSSQLRMVLLGRTGSGKSAAGNTILGTEERNQAATATSPFTQQSKSIQGEVAGRKVTVVDTPDWFSPGLPPEKVRQDVELCVHLSAPGPHAFLLVIPVKQPTGEERGIMEKMEEIFEERCWRNTMVIFTVTDEPQKKNIEGFIQSGDQEVQRLVEKCGNRFHCLNIKEIGDRSQVLELLEKIEQMVEGSGEKFYSSEIYLETEAEIEKMIMWAIEKKMAKEESELEVKLEQEVQNSLKKIEGMIQEHEKDITQLNSQIADLEGKINDEIDEVKKEKLKRELEGEMHKKTKIENIIMILNEKTEWEKKEMEERLRQKVDEIRKTYEGEAGMEAERNFLKMILPEIQRNILTSKSKQEEDFRGQIAEKDGELDLLKQTLTQLREEMKESMLGKEAQEDSGEIVSQNKCQKRSGSI; this is encoded by the exons ATGGCTGCTTCAACCAACA ACGAGTTTAAACTCCTTTCCCACCAAGATAAACGTGTTCAACTCGGCTCTGCTGTCACATTCTCATGTTGCCTGTTTCCTGAAATCAGCGCTGTTGACATGGTGATCCGGTGGTTTAAGGGGACAGATTGTGTTTGTCTCTATAAGAACAGACAGATGACAGAGGGGAGAGGCTACAAGGGCAGAGTGACTCTGTTCACCGAGGAGCTGGACAAaggaaacatctccttacagttgAGAGAGAGCCGTGAATCAGATATAGGACATTACCTGTGTCAGGTGACGGATGGAGAAAGAACGGGGAAGCTTACAATAAGACTGTGGTGGC ATCCTCTTCAAAGCTTAAGCAGACTCTTTCAG TGTGGTGTCATTCCGTATGTTAACATCCAGCAG TGGGGGAAAAAATGGACAGAAGAGGAGAAAATGAAAATGGAAGAGTCTTCTTTGCTGACTG AATATAATACAGATGTTAAAAGCATCATGAAGGAACTTCTAAAGAAGCACAGTGCGCTAGAAAAAGCTGAGCAACAATTGAAAAACACCCAGATAGACCTAAACAGAGCAAGAGGAGAACATGAGGATGGTACAGATCCAGACTCATCCGGTTCTGTACCCAAATTGGAGCCTCCAGTCA TGGATGGAGCATCATCAAGTTCAAATTCTTCACAGTTGAGGATGGTGTTGCTGGGGAGGACGGGGTCTGGAAAGAGTGCAGCAGGAAACACCATCCTGGGCACAGAGGAGAGAAACCAGGCTGCTACAGCTACATCTCCATTCACACAGCAGAGTAAGAGCATACAGGGGGAGGTGGCTGGGAGGAAGGTGACTGTGGTGGACACTCCTGACTGGTTCTCTCCTGGACTCCCTCCGGAGAAGGTGAGGCAGGATGTGGAACTCTGTGTCCATCTGTCTGCTCCTGGACCCCATGCCTTCCTCCTGGTCATACCTGTAAAGCAGCCTACAGGAGAGGAGAGAGGGataatggagaaaatggaggaGATTTTTGAAGAGAGATGTTGgagaaacaccatggttattttcaCTGTTACTGATGAACCTCAGAAGAAGAACATAGAGGGGTTTATCCAATCAGGAGACCAGGAAGTCCAGAGACTTGTAGAGAAATGTGGGAACAGGTTTCACTGTCTCAACATTAAGGAGATTGGAGATAGGTCTCAGGTCTTAGAGCTGCTGGAGAAGATAGAGCAGATGGTAGAAGGAAGCGGGGAGAAATTCTACAGCAGTGAGATCTACCTGGAGACAGAGGCTGAGATtgaaaaaatgattatgtgggctATAGAAAAGAAGATGGCAAAAGAAGAAAGCGAACTGGAAGTGAAACTAGAGCAGGAGGTCCAGAATTCTCTGAAAAAGATAGAAGGAATGATCCAGGAGCATGAAAAAGATATCACACAGCTGAACAGTCAAATAGCTGATCTGGAAGGAAAAATTAATGATGAAATAGATGAAGTGAAAAAAGAGAAGCTGAAAAGAGAACTGGAAGGAGAAATGCATAAGAAGACAAAGATTGAAAATATAATTATGATACTGAATGAAAAGACAGAGTGGGAGAAGAAAGAGATGGAGGAGAGACTCAGACAAAAGGTGGATGAGATAAGGAAGACCTATGAAGGAGAGGCTGGAATGGAGGCAGAGAGAAACTTTCTGAAGATGATACTTCCTGAGATCCAGAGAAATATTTTGACCTCAAAATCCAAGCAGGAGGAAGATTTCAGAGGACAGATAGCAGAGAAGGATGGAGAGCTTGATTTGCTGAAACAGACCCTGACACAGCTTAGAGAAGAGATGAAAGAATCCATGTTGGGAAAAGAGGCTCAAGAAGATTCTGGAGAAATTGTTTCCCAAAACAAGTGTCAGAAACGGAGTGGGAGTATATGA